The Coffea arabica cultivar ET-39 chromosome 10e, Coffea Arabica ET-39 HiFi, whole genome shotgun sequence region CATTCTAATATGTTCTTCAGATGATTAGAATTCCCCCACTTTCCCCATTCTCTACAAaacaaatatgaaaaaaaaaaagacatggtGAAATGAACCTTTTGAATTATAGCCTCGTGCGCTTAATAAAGGAGGTTAATTCCTCCAAGCTAGTTAGGAAAAGGTTCAAACCTTGACTAAAATTCGAATATCAGACAATGCATAAGCTAATTCTTGCAACTCTGCTTTCATGTACACAGCTTGAAACTTAGGCTATTCACTATGCatctaatgcaccggatccacCCATGAATAATGTTAGTAACATGGGGAATTTATACAGGAAGATCGAGCACTTAAACAACAAATATAAATTGGAAAGTCCACATGTTAAGTACTGCTCAAGAGAAGGAGACACGAAAACATAGTACGCATAAATACATGATACACAGGGCTATGAGGTAACTCACCCATCCTTGGCCTCAATCCCAAGACTTTCCACATCATTGTTAACGTTGTTGTTAATGAAGCGTAGATCAGGGTAATTACGATAATTCAGGGAATGCAACCAGAGGGCTACAACTCCTTCCTTGTGTTCTGTGGAGGCAATATGGGAGTAGATGTACTGCATTTTAAAGTCCTCTGCCTCCTCTGCATAGGTTTGCATGGATAACTCTTCATGACTGTCCTTCCACTTCTGATTGTAAGATGAGAAGAAGCACTCATCCAGGTAGAGTCCAACCTCAGGAGCCATAGGCACATTGATGTCAACATCCCTGAATTTAGGAAATATATTCCCCGCATGAAGCATTGCACGTGACATTAAACATAAATACAGACTGCCAAGGCACTATTAAACTACTTACTGTCGAAAAGCTGTTTCAATCAGTGATTCAGGAGCTATATTCCTCATAATGGCAACTGCAAGACCGATCATTTTCCGAATCTGATGAAGCATGAAGCTCTGTCCTATGACCTCGCACTTCACAAATTCAATGCCTTCAACATTGACGGTGGTTTTTGCATCAAAAGAGATAATGTATCTCCGGGCAGCTGGGTCCTCAGCTTTCGTCCTAGTTgtaaaattatgaaaattatGCGTTCCCTGGTAATATTGAAGAACCCTATTAaacctctccctctcctcctcACCATAGCGAAAGTCGCTCTTTTTAATAGCTTTCACCTCCTCCTGATTCACATCCTGAACTAAAACTTCGTCTTCCTCAGTTTTCTCAATGTCAAAACCTCCATTCTCTAATTCCTTTGGAGTGTCATCACTTAAATGGCCACTATGGTTAGTAACATTAGCACCTAGTGAAAAATCTTTGATTTTTTCCTCTGTCGTTCCAGCGTCCTGATTATTCGAGGAAATGCCTGACTCAAGTTTACCTACATCCAACCCAATCTTAGAATCAAAATTGCGCTTTCCCATTATTCCCTCTACCTTGCGACCTCTTTCAGAACACTCCAAGCACTTAACAAGCTCATTTTCAGAACCCAAACTAGCTAAAACACTCTCCCTATCACGATGACAGCTAGGATCAAGAGCAAAAACAGgaatcaaatacacatagcgcCGCCTATCACAAAACTTTTTGGCATTAAACGATGCCGTCACACGTTTATAACCAAAGATCCGTATCTGGGGGGGCAGAATCGAATTCAAACGCTGGACCAAGCCAGGAGGGTCAACGTAAAACCGGCCCGAAACAACTTGCCCCACTGCGCTGACTCCCTTATCAGTTCGGGCGGACCTGGCCCAGTCGAACCGTTTTGGGCAACCCCGGTCTTGCTCGGGTACAGCGCCGGCGTGAAACAGTGCCTCTTCGAGGTCACCTTCGATGGTTTTAGCCCCGGGATTTTTTTGCATCCCCTGATAACCAACGCCGCAATAGGCGAAAAAGACGGCGACTTTGCGGCGCTTATATCTGGGTTTTTTCTGGGGCGTAGGACCCTCTTGAACTGAGGAAGGAGCGGTGTCGATATCTTCATCGTCGGATGTTGCGCAGGTAGTGGTGGACATTTTCAGCTTTTTGGGGTTTGGTTCTTCTTGTTGTTCTGCAGTGGGGAGTGAGGGGGAGGATAGGGCTGGAGGATAGGTTTCGTCGTCCATGGTTAGAAGCCAATAGTAGTATCGTAGATGGCCATGGAAGGTGAAAAGGATGAGGCTTGGGGTTGCTTACTCTAAAACCCTACTACGACTACTCCGAGGGAGGCAGGCAGGGGAGTTGAATTGAGCGACTCAAGTACCTCCAATTAAAGAGCGCAGTAACATTAACCGAGCCGACTGTTTGACTGCCAAGTTCAACTCGTGCTGAGCTCGAGCTAGCTCGATTAATCGAACTCGCCTTAAATTGTACTCGAACTCATCAATGGGACGTGTGATTTGAGCTTGAACTCGACTCGATCAATTTTAGATTTGATCACAATAAAAATCTATAATTTTTAGTTTATATTCTTTTGACTTGTAAAATGGTATATATGCTCTTTCTTGTCGAGTCCAAGCGAGCTATTCAAATAACAAACGATTTGAACTTGCTTGGCTCATTAATTAATCGAATAAATTTCTAACTCGAATTCAACTCGTTGACTAAAATTGATGAGCCGAATTCAAGCTTTATTAAGTCAAACTCAATTGAGTTTTCAGGCCGTTGTTCAGCGTTTGTTAGTGTATGCAGCTGCGTTTGGATGATTATATTTAGTAGGTctcgtttggattgctatttttttgaaatttttataaatatatatatatatatatatactgtaACTATTTAATGTACGTTGAGGATGGCCCTTTCAGCCGGGATAGCCCAAAGGCTAACCTCGTGTTTTCACCTCGACTAACATCCGTGGGGTTGACACCCCACCACCGAATCACCTCGGTTAGTACCGTAGCCGAGGTGGCCCCTGGACATCCGTTGTTGATGTAAAGGTTGGATGTGACCTCTGGCACTTCTGACGCCTGACAGAAAGTTGCCCTGACACGCCGCCTGAACATGACAGACGTCCCATCGTGTCTTGTCATAGAGACCGGTCAAGTCCACCGGATGTGCTGACCGTATCAGATCTCTAGGGACCTGTGATGGTAGTTCCTCTCTTCCATCCGTCCCCTATAAATACTCAACACCTCTACAAAGAAGGAGGATGACCAAATTTCTGGTAAACAATACTCGCCTCATCTACTATCATATTCTCTCCTTACTACCGAACTGATTTAAGTTTCGGAGTTAAACCGGGGGATTCAGCCCCCCTTATAACCTAAGCAGGTGACTTCGTTCGAGGGAGCTGCCCAAGATAACAGTCCTTCCCCAGTTTGGGTGACTCACTCCAGCAGaacaaaaatcacctcttcaattggcgccgtctgtggaaACGCGAAAACATTAGAAAATGAAACCTGCGCGTTCTAAGAGTAGAAAAGCTCTCACTATAGAGGCTGAGCAAAGCAATGCAGCTCAACCAGAGAATATTTCTGAAGGGCAAGAGCCCCCGAGGGCTCAGCCCGCGAACGAAGAAGCCATAACTCGTATGGCCGAGTTCGTAACTGAGAATCCCAACATCTTTGAAGAGTTGGGAAGATACCTCAAGAGGCAAGGCAAACAAAAGGCCGAATCTTCTAAGAGGAAATCAGATGGATCCCCTGAGGACTCATCTGAAGAGGAGTCGGATGGGAGGCGCTTGAGCCGAAGTGCTTCGAAACGAACGTACTCTAAGGCTACCTCTAAAGTGGCCTCCCTGACAAAGGCACTCTCACGAGGTCTCCTGGGGCGACAGCCGGAGGAGGAGCCTCGTCCCTTAGGAGGACCTGGGGCCAATTACATGAGGGCTCCTCCCTTCACCGACGACATTAATGAGGAAAGGCTTCCTCCCAATTTCAAGCTCCCTGTAATACATCCTTACGACGGTCGAGGTGACCCTGAGGATCACATCCACGCCTTCATCTCGGCCTTTCGCCTATACTGCATCCCTGACCCTGTCATATGCCGGGCCTTCCCAGTATTCCTCCAAGGCACGGCTCGAAAATGGTTCTGGGGGTTAGAACCTAGGAGCATCTCAACCCTGGGTGGATTGGTGGAGAAGTTTCTCCATCGGTTCATCTCCTCCCGACCTACGACCCGAACCTCGGCTTACCTACTGAACATGCAGCAGAATCCGGGCGAGTCACTTCGGTCATACGTTCAGAGGTTCCATGAAGAAAGTGTGCAAATACCTGACCCCAATGAGCAGGTCACAATTGCTGCCTTCACCCATGGGCTCGTCTCCGGAACGTTCAACACAGGGATTCACAAGAAGTATCCCCGTACGCTCCACGAACTGTGGTTGAAGGTCGAGAAGGGCATACAGGCCGAAAACCTCAACCGCATGAAGAAGAAAGTTCAAACTGCTCGCCCGAGAGCTGATCCCCGAAGGGGAAAAGAGCCTGGCCGAATTGATGTGAAGACAGGAGGTGGTCTCCAAAGTCCTGGCCGGGACCGCCGCAGCGTGTTCGATAAGATTTCCAAGGGGAAAGCTCCCATCCCTGAGTCTAATCTGACTCCCTTGAACACCTCCCGGTCCCAGGTGCTATCCGTAATGGAACAACATAACCTCGGGAAGGCACCTCCCAAGATGTACGGTAGTCGGGATAAGAGGAACTCGAGCCTCTATTGCTTGTATCACCGAGATATCGGGCATGAGACTGAGGATTGTAATGATCTAAAAAGGGAGATCG contains the following coding sequences:
- the LOC140015433 gene encoding uncharacterized protein — protein: MKPARSKSRKALTIEAEQSNAAQPENISEGQEPPRAQPANEEAITRMAEFVTENPNIFEELGRYLKRQGKQKAESSKRKSDGSPEDSSEEESDGRRLSRSASKRTYSKATSKVASLTKALSRGLLGRQPEEEPRPLGGPGANYMRAPPFTDDINEERLPPNFKLPVIHPYDGRGDPEDHIHAFISAFRLYCIPDPVICRAFPVFLQGTARKWFWGLEPRSISTLGGLVEKFLHRFISSRPTTRTSAYLLNMQQNPGESLRSYVQRFHEESVQIPDPNEQVTIAAFTHGLVSGTFNTGIHKKYPRTLHELWLKVEKGIQAENLNRMKKKVQTARPRADPRRGKEPGRIDVKTGGGLQSPGRDRRSVFDKISKGKAPIPESNLTPLNTSRSQVLSVMEQHNLGKAPPKMYGSRDKRNSSLYCLYHRDIGHETEDCNDLKREIENLIRQGHLKQFIRRGDQRRDNRRDGRGDQRRDERRTSRSSCRPPEDPRETKKPPRNGSSGQGLSYGPNIAGVINTIAGGPTGGDSQNSRKRTYRQANPEQAESSSRLAEVITYGPSDPVPAASSSHDALVIEILTNNYIVKKVYIDPGSSVDVMYLRTCESLKLARGSMTMVRTPLVGFGGHIVHPEEMVTLTVTAGRHPRCRTIPVNFVIVKADSPYNLLLGRPTLNALRAVYSTYHLSFKFPTPAGVAEVSSDVCAARE
- the LOC140015352 gene encoding uncharacterized protein translates to MDDETYPPALSSPSLPTAEQQEEPNPKKLKMSTTTCATSDDEDIDTAPSSVQEGPTPQKKPRYKRRKVAVFFAYCGVGYQGMQKNPGAKTIEGDLEEALFHAGAVPEQDRGCPKRFDWARSARTDKGVSAVGQVVSGRFYVDPPGLVQRLNSILPPQIRIFGYKRVTASFNAKKFCDRRRYVYLIPVFALDPSCHRDRESVLASLGSENELVKCLECSERGRKVEGIMGKRNFDSKIGLDVGKLESGISSNNQDAGTTEEKIKDFSLGANVTNHSGHLSDDTPKELENGGFDIEKTEEDEVLVQDVNQEEVKAIKKSDFRYGEEERERFNRVLQYYQGTHNFHNFTTRTKAEDPAARRYIISFDAKTTVNVEGIEFVKCEVIGQSFMLHQIRKMIGLAVAIMRNIAPESLIETAFRQDVDINVPMAPEVGLYLDECFFSSYNQKWKDSHEELSMQTYAEEAEDFKMQYIYSHIASTEHKEGVVALWLHSLNYRNYPDLRFINNNVNNDVESLGIEAKDGEK